A region of Dermochelys coriacea isolate rDerCor1 chromosome 1, rDerCor1.pri.v4, whole genome shotgun sequence DNA encodes the following proteins:
- the LOC119842520 gene encoding cytoglobin-1-like, with amino-acid sequence MAFSEAEVQRARGAWEKMYANAEDNGTTVLVRMFTEHPDTKSYFTHFKGMGTAEEMEQSDQVRSHGKRVLTAINDLVQHLDSTDAFLGIVNPLGKKHAMQLKVDPKNFRIICDIILQLMEEKYGGDCKASFEKVTNEICTRLNNAYKEAGW; translated from the exons ATGGCATTCTCTGAAGCAGAAGTGCAGAGGGCTCGTGGGGCCTGGGAGAAGATGTATGCCAatgctgaagacaatgggacaaCTGTGCTGGTCAG AATGTTTACAGAACACCCAGACACCAAGTCCTACTTCACCCACTTTAAAGGGATGGGCACAGCCGAAGAGATGGAACAGTCAGATCAGGTCAGGAGTCATGGCAAGAGGGTCCTCACTGCCATCAATGACTTGGTCCAACACCTCGACAGCACTGATGCTTTCCTTGGAATAGTGAACCCATTGGGCAAGAAACATGCCATGCAGCTCAAGGTTGACCCCAAGAACTTTAGG ATAATCTGTGACATTATCTTGCAACTGATGGAGGAGAAATATGGTGGAGACTGCAAGGCTTCCTTTGAGAAGGTGACCAACGAAATCTGCACTCGCCTGAACAATGCCTACAAAGAAGCTGGCTGGTGA